One region of Thiorhodovibrio frisius genomic DNA includes:
- a CDS encoding sensor histidine kinase: protein MARKRPRLINIGTIGIGALLLVLLVALDLMSNAVQNSESLSRIFVPLLFLVLIGLMVLAVTVVVSIIRLTGRYRRQAAGSRLTGRMLALFALISLLPVGVVYYYSLGFLLRGIDSWFDVEIDQAMENALTLNQASLDLNQRVMMRYASQLLAGIEDRSTTALTLTLGQLRRQAGAQELTLFSNSGEVMGTASDDPLQLVPNQPERKLMQSVRGGEDYVGLETTDNNQLQVRVLVNDPRARPLILQAIFPTSARISELAAQLEDAYNRYTELSYLRQSLKFSFLLTLSMVLIFGLMAALLAAFRTAQRLVAPIADIARGTRAVASGDYDQQLPLPTHDDELAFLVSSFNAMTRRVAQARDEAARSQQKVEEQRAYLETVLGRLSSGVLAFSEELRLTTSNPAARQILRLESPPQQSPSLNELEACHPWLSHWAETLRRQFTKTADWRAEVTLFGGEGRQVLMCRGSRLPVSGTEATGYVLVFDDITELIRAQRDAAWGEVARRLAHEIKNPLTPIQLSAERLRHKLLKKLDEQDARIVDRSTTTIVAQVEAMKAMVNDFSSYARSPEIQHRPFEIDALIRDVLELYRGGPVRVQADLKAGKACIRGDSKRLRQVIHNLIKNAIEALENTPNAEVTIRSSLSTGIDIPAVVMDVEDNGAGFDAKLLQNAFEPYVTSKTKGTGLGLAIVKKIIEEHSGIIAAQNTEHGARIRAQLPLWQAPDQAPDQAPGQAPDQAKEQVTGQESGQIADQESAQQSTLAPDPPAPPGAKPPESAETS from the coding sequence ATGGCCCGCAAACGCCCGCGTCTGATCAACATCGGCACCATTGGTATCGGCGCCCTGCTGCTGGTGCTGCTGGTCGCGCTCGACCTGATGAGCAACGCGGTGCAGAACTCCGAGAGCCTGAGCCGCATCTTCGTACCCTTGCTCTTTCTGGTGCTGATCGGGCTCATGGTGCTGGCGGTCACCGTGGTGGTCAGCATCATCCGCTTGACCGGACGCTACCGCCGCCAGGCCGCCGGCTCGCGTCTGACCGGTCGCATGCTGGCATTGTTCGCGCTGATCTCGCTGTTGCCCGTCGGTGTGGTCTATTACTACTCGCTTGGCTTTCTGCTGCGCGGCATCGATAGCTGGTTCGACGTCGAAATCGATCAGGCGATGGAAAACGCCCTGACGCTCAATCAGGCCTCGCTCGATCTCAACCAACGGGTGATGATGCGCTATGCCTCGCAGTTGCTCGCCGGCATCGAGGACCGCTCAACCACGGCACTAACGCTGACCCTCGGGCAGTTACGCCGCCAGGCGGGCGCTCAGGAGCTGACCTTGTTCAGCAACTCCGGCGAAGTCATGGGCACAGCAAGCGATGACCCACTTCAGCTTGTACCCAATCAACCCGAGCGCAAACTCATGCAGAGCGTGCGCGGTGGCGAAGATTACGTCGGACTCGAAACAACCGACAATAATCAGCTGCAAGTGCGGGTGCTGGTCAACGATCCACGCGCGCGACCCCTGATTCTGCAGGCCATCTTTCCCACCTCCGCGCGCATCAGTGAACTGGCCGCGCAGCTCGAGGATGCCTACAACCGCTACACCGAACTATCGTACCTGCGCCAGTCGCTGAAGTTCAGCTTCTTGCTGACACTTTCCATGGTGTTGATTTTCGGCCTGATGGCTGCGCTTCTGGCCGCCTTTCGCACCGCGCAGCGCCTGGTCGCGCCCATCGCCGATATTGCGCGCGGCACCCGAGCAGTGGCCTCGGGCGATTACGATCAGCAACTCCCGCTGCCAACGCACGATGACGAGCTCGCCTTTCTGGTGTCATCCTTCAATGCGATGACCAGACGGGTTGCGCAGGCACGCGATGAAGCCGCCCGCAGCCAACAGAAGGTCGAGGAACAACGCGCCTATCTGGAAACCGTCCTCGGGCGCCTATCCTCCGGCGTGCTGGCCTTCAGCGAGGAACTGCGCCTGACCACCAGCAATCCGGCCGCGCGGCAGATTCTGCGCCTGGAATCACCGCCACAACAAAGCCCATCGCTCAACGAACTCGAAGCCTGCCACCCGTGGCTCAGCCACTGGGCGGAGACCCTGAGACGCCAGTTCACCAAAACCGCTGACTGGCGCGCCGAGGTGACCCTGTTCGGCGGCGAGGGCCGCCAGGTGCTAATGTGCCGGGGCAGCCGGCTGCCGGTCTCGGGCACCGAGGCAACCGGCTATGTGCTGGTATTTGACGACATCACCGAGCTGATCCGCGCCCAGCGCGACGCCGCCTGGGGCGAGGTCGCGCGGCGCCTGGCCCATGAGATCAAGAACCCGCTCACGCCTATTCAGCTCTCCGCCGAGCGCCTGCGCCACAAGCTGCTAAAAAAGCTCGATGAGCAGGACGCACGCATTGTCGACCGCTCCACCACCACCATCGTGGCGCAGGTCGAGGCAATGAAGGCCATGGTCAATGACTTCAGCAGCTATGCCCGCTCGCCGGAAATCCAGCATCGCCCCTTCGAGATCGATGCCCTGATTCGCGACGTGCTTGAGCTTTACCGCGGCGGGCCAGTGCGCGTCCAGGCCGATCTCAAGGCCGGGAAGGCGTGCATCCGTGGCGACTCAAAACGTCTTCGCCAGGTGATCCATAATCTCATTAAAAATGCCATTGAGGCGTTGGAGAATACTCCTAACGCCGAGGTCACAATCCGCTCGAGCTTGAGCACCGGCATCGACATCCCGGCAGTGGTCATGGATGTGGAGGACAATGGTGCCGGCTTCGACGCAAAACTGCTGCAAAACGCCTTCGAGCCCTATGTCACCAGCAAGACCAAAGGCACTGGCCTGGGGCTTGCCATTGTGAAAAAGATCATTGAGGAGCACAGCGGTATCATTGCTGCGCAGAACACCGAGCATGGCGCGCGCATCCGTGCCCAACTGCCCCTGTGGCAAGCGCCTGATCAGGCGCCTGATCAGGCACCAGGTCAAGCGCCAGATCAAGCAAAAGAACAGGTAACAGGTCAAGAATCAGGCCAAATTGCAGATCAGGAATCCGCCCAACAATCCACCCTAGCCCCCGATCCACCCGCTCCACCCGGGGCCAAGCCGCCAGAGTCCGCTGAAACATCATGA
- a CDS encoding sigma-54-dependent transcriptional regulator produces the protein MSANHIFVVDDEPDIRETVKEILEDEGFVVVGAENAEAARRALRERRPDLMLLDIWMPDLDGISLLKEWSEDGDGLPCPIIMMSGHGTVETAVEATRLGAYDFLEKPLSMAKLLLTVERALEADKLARENIGLRRRTPLVHEPVGRSAVMQRLREQVKRIALHDTWVLITGEPGSGRETFARFLHSQSARKERPFVDLGTSAIARGNAARELFGSEENQRIHYGSLEQAAGGTLLLDEVADMDLEAQGQLFGALDTGSFLRVAGSEPVPIDVRIIAATQRDLKEEVQSGHFREDLFYHLNVVPLHIPPLREHPEDIPDLLNYYVDYFATHEKLSYRHFSVGAQNFLRNYPWPGNIRELKNLVQRVMILGAGDEISPGEVETALGSAPVVPTQPLEGMVSFDQPLRQARELFEKAYLDYQLEKHNGNVSKMAKEAGMERTHLYRKLRSLGIEIKERR, from the coding sequence ATGAGCGCGAACCACATCTTTGTCGTCGACGACGAGCCCGATATTCGCGAAACCGTCAAGGAAATTCTCGAAGACGAGGGCTTTGTCGTGGTCGGCGCCGAAAATGCCGAGGCCGCCCGCCGCGCGCTGCGCGAGCGCCGCCCGGACCTGATGCTACTCGACATCTGGATGCCCGATCTCGACGGCATCAGCCTGCTGAAGGAATGGTCCGAGGATGGCGACGGCCTGCCCTGCCCCATCATCATGATGTCCGGCCATGGCACGGTCGAAACAGCAGTTGAGGCCACCCGACTCGGCGCCTACGACTTTCTGGAAAAGCCCCTGTCCATGGCCAAGCTGCTGCTCACCGTCGAGCGCGCGCTTGAGGCCGACAAGCTGGCAAGAGAAAACATCGGCCTGCGCCGACGCACGCCCCTGGTGCATGAGCCAGTTGGCCGCTCGGCGGTCATGCAACGCCTGCGCGAACAGGTCAAGCGCATCGCCTTGCACGACACCTGGGTGCTGATCACCGGCGAACCCGGCTCCGGGCGCGAGACCTTCGCGCGCTTTCTGCACTCCCAGAGCGCGCGCAAGGAGCGGCCCTTTGTCGATCTTGGCACCTCCGCCATCGCCCGTGGCAACGCAGCCAGAGAGCTGTTCGGCAGCGAGGAAAACCAGCGCATCCACTACGGCAGTCTGGAGCAGGCCGCTGGCGGCACCCTGCTGCTTGATGAAGTCGCCGACATGGACCTTGAGGCCCAGGGGCAATTGTTCGGCGCGCTTGATACCGGCTCCTTTCTGCGCGTCGCCGGCAGCGAGCCAGTGCCCATCGACGTGCGCATCATCGCCGCCACCCAGCGGGATCTGAAAGAAGAAGTCCAATCCGGGCACTTTCGCGAGGATCTCTTCTATCACTTAAATGTGGTCCCTCTGCACATTCCACCGCTGCGCGAGCACCCCGAGGATATCCCCGACTTGCTCAACTATTACGTCGATTACTTCGCCACCCACGAGAAACTCAGCTACCGGCACTTCAGCGTCGGCGCGCAAAACTTCCTGCGCAATTACCCTTGGCCCGGCAACATCCGCGAGCTGAAAAACCTGGTACAGCGGGTGATGATCCTGGGCGCGGGTGACGAGATCTCCCCAGGAGAGGTTGAAACCGCCCTCGGCAGCGCCCCCGTGGTGCCGACCCAGCCGCTTGAAGGCATGGTGTCCTTTGACCAGCCGTTACGCCAGGCGCGCGAACTGTTCGAGAAAGCCTATCTCGACTACCAACTCGAGAAGCACAATGGCAACGTCAGCAAAATGGCCAAGGAGGCGGGCATGGAACGCACCCATCTTTACCGCAAGCTGCGCTCGCTCGGCATTGAGATCAAAGAGCGGCGCTGA
- the trkA gene encoding Trk system potassium transporter TrkA, which translates to MKIIILGAGQVGSSVAANLVSEANDITVVDLDPIRLRELQDRFDLRTLEGHGAHPDVLTRAGAEDADMIIAVTNSDETNMVACQVAYTLFHTPTKIARVRAPSFLEQEKLFDGSAFPIDVRISPEQLVTDYVMRLIEHPGALQVTDFAEGRVRLVAVRAYYGGPLVGHELRTLREHMPHIESRVAAIYRHDRAIHPEGDTVIEADDEVFFIAAPKHIRSVMSELRRLEKPYKRLIFAGGGNIGTRLARALESHYRVKIIEHDLTRCRQIAETLERTIVLHGDAADEELLLEENIADTDVFCAVTNDDEANILSAMLAKRLGARRVMALINRPAYVDLVQSGPIDVAISPQQATIGSLLRHVRRGDVVMVHSLRRGVAEGIEAIAHGDANSSKVVGRPIEDIRLPKGTTIGAVVRGNHVLIAHHDLIIESDDHVILFIQDRQRVPEVEKLFQVGVTFF; encoded by the coding sequence ATGAAAATCATTATCCTCGGCGCCGGCCAGGTCGGCAGCTCAGTCGCCGCCAATCTGGTTAGCGAGGCCAACGACATCACCGTGGTCGACCTCGACCCCATCCGCCTGCGCGAACTCCAGGACCGCTTTGACCTGCGCACCCTCGAAGGCCACGGCGCCCACCCGGACGTGCTCACGCGCGCCGGGGCCGAAGATGCTGACATGATCATCGCCGTGACCAACAGCGACGAGACCAACATGGTCGCCTGTCAGGTAGCCTACACGCTGTTTCACACCCCGACCAAAATCGCCCGCGTGCGCGCGCCAAGCTTTTTGGAGCAAGAGAAACTCTTCGACGGCAGTGCCTTCCCGATCGATGTGCGCATCAGCCCGGAGCAACTGGTCACCGACTATGTCATGCGCCTGATCGAGCATCCCGGCGCTCTGCAGGTAACGGACTTCGCCGAAGGCAGGGTGCGCCTGGTGGCAGTGCGTGCCTACTACGGCGGCCCGCTGGTGGGCCACGAGCTGCGCACCCTGCGCGAACACATGCCACACATCGAAAGTCGCGTGGCCGCCATCTACCGCCACGACAGAGCCATCCACCCAGAAGGCGACACCGTGATTGAGGCCGATGACGAGGTCTTTTTCATCGCCGCGCCCAAGCACATCCGCTCGGTCATGAGCGAACTGCGCCGGCTGGAGAAGCCCTACAAGCGCCTGATCTTCGCCGGCGGCGGCAACATCGGCACCCGGCTCGCCCGCGCGCTCGAATCCCACTACCGGGTCAAAATTATCGAGCACGACCTCACCCGCTGCCGCCAGATTGCCGAGACCCTCGAGCGCACCATCGTGCTCCACGGCGATGCGGCGGATGAAGAATTGCTGCTCGAAGAAAACATCGCCGACACCGATGTCTTCTGCGCTGTCACCAACGACGACGAGGCCAATATTCTCTCCGCCATGCTCGCCAAGCGCCTGGGGGCGCGCAGAGTCATGGCGCTGATCAACCGACCGGCCTATGTCGATCTGGTGCAGAGCGGCCCCATCGATGTCGCCATCTCTCCACAGCAAGCCACCATCGGCAGCCTACTGCGCCACGTGCGCCGGGGCGACGTGGTCATGGTCCATTCGCTACGCCGCGGCGTGGCTGAAGGCATCGAAGCCATCGCCCACGGTGATGCCAACTCAAGCAAGGTGGTCGGACGCCCCATCGAGGACATCCGCCTGCCCAAAGGCACCACCATCGGCGCCGTCGTGCGCGGCAACCATGTTCTCATTGCTCATCACGACCTGATCATCGAATCCGACGACCACGTCATCCTGTTCATCCAGGACCGCCAGCGCGTGCCCGAGGTCGAAAAGCTTTTTCAGGTTGGCGTCACCTTTTTCTGA
- the egtB gene encoding ergothioneine biosynthesis protein EgtB, protein MQTAAEPTRQQLAQRYLQVRAFSEQLCEPLAIEDYGLQTAVEASPPKWHIAHVSWFFENFLLRPLLPGYQVFHSRFDHLFNSYYEQTESGFWPRAKRGLLSRPTVAEVYDYRKHVDHGMQRLIQECDGEDWRLAQERILIGLNHEQQHQELLLTDIKHHLAFNPLRPAYRSDLDTSAPEQAVPLTFTAIEGGMTELGATGAGFAYDNEHPRHPTWLAPYRLADRLVTNGEYLEFIADGAYANPAIWLSDAWAVIRQQGWQAPLYWEQIDGSWHEMTLAGLIPLQPALPVCHLSYFEAEAYARWAGKRLPSEAEWEHAAAQRPIEGLFVDSGRLHPRAASVGELSQLYGDCWEWTGSAYLPYPGYRPAAGAIGEYNGKFMCNQMVLRGGSCATSRDHLRPSYRNFCYPHERWQFSGLRLADAIDGGAA, encoded by the coding sequence ATGCAGACAGCCGCCGAACCCACGCGCCAGCAACTCGCGCAGCGTTACCTGCAAGTGCGCGCCTTCTCCGAACAGCTTTGCGAACCCCTAGCCATCGAAGACTACGGACTGCAAACTGCGGTAGAAGCCAGCCCGCCAAAATGGCATATCGCGCATGTGTCCTGGTTCTTTGAGAACTTTTTGCTGCGCCCGCTGCTGCCCGGCTACCAAGTATTCCATTCGCGCTTCGATCATCTGTTCAACTCCTACTATGAACAGACCGAGAGCGGCTTCTGGCCGCGCGCCAAGCGCGGGCTACTGTCACGACCAACGGTGGCCGAGGTCTACGATTACCGCAAACATGTCGACCACGGCATGCAGCGGCTGATCCAAGAGTGCGACGGGGAAGACTGGCGACTCGCGCAGGAGCGCATTCTGATCGGCCTGAACCACGAGCAACAGCATCAAGAACTGCTGCTGACCGACATCAAGCACCACCTGGCCTTCAACCCGCTGCGCCCGGCCTATCGATCCGACCTCGACACCAGCGCCCCCGAGCAGGCAGTTCCGCTCACCTTCACCGCCATTGAGGGCGGCATGACGGAACTCGGCGCCACAGGCGCAGGCTTTGCCTACGACAACGAACATCCGCGCCACCCAACCTGGCTCGCGCCCTACCGGCTCGCCGACCGGCTGGTCACCAATGGCGAGTATCTGGAATTCATCGCGGATGGCGCCTATGCCAACCCCGCCATCTGGCTGTCCGACGCCTGGGCGGTGATTCGCCAGCAGGGCTGGCAGGCACCGCTGTATTGGGAGCAAATCGACGGCAGCTGGCACGAGATGACCCTGGCTGGCCTGATCCCGCTGCAACCCGCACTTCCGGTGTGCCATCTCAGCTACTTCGAGGCCGAAGCCTATGCACGCTGGGCTGGCAAACGCCTGCCAAGCGAGGCCGAATGGGAGCATGCCGCCGCGCAACGCCCAATCGAAGGGCTGTTTGTCGACTCCGGGCGCCTGCACCCGCGCGCGGCCAGTGTCGGCGAACTAAGCCAACTCTATGGCGACTGCTGGGAATGGACCGGCTCGGCCTACCTGCCCTACCCCGGCTATCGCCCGGCCGCCGGTGCCATTGGCGAGTACAACGGCAAGTTCATGTGCAATCAAATGGTCCTGCGCGGCGGCTCCTGCGCTACCTCGCGCGATCACCTGCGCCCGAGCTACCGCAATTTCTGCTACCCGCATGAGCGCTGGCAGTTCAGCGGGCTGCGCCTGGCCGACGCCATCGACGGGGGAGCGGCATGA
- the egtD gene encoding L-histidine N(alpha)-methyltransferase, with product MNVSFFDDHPEPADIRAEVLAGLTQPEKRIPPKFFYDEQGSRLFDAICELPEYYPTRTEIGLLRQYGAEMAELLGHDVVLIELGSGSSLKIRTLLAALRPRVYIPVDISREHLLRSAEGLAAAFPDIEVRAACADYSRPFSLPLQADDQPRAAFFPGSSVGNFEPPDAEAFLHRVGTLLGPGGHLLIGVDLRKSEDLLHAAYNDAQGITAAFNLNLLTRINRELEGTFDPAAFHHSAFFNPHDSRMEMHLVSNAPQQVLVAGETFRFSEGESIHTECSYKYSVKDFHALAERAGFKPVRVWTDDQQLFSVHGLRRGDD from the coding sequence ATGAATGTCAGTTTTTTCGACGACCATCCCGAACCCGCCGACATTCGCGCCGAAGTCCTAGCCGGGCTGACACAGCCGGAAAAGCGCATTCCGCCCAAGTTCTTCTATGACGAACAGGGCTCGCGACTGTTCGACGCCATCTGCGAACTGCCCGAGTACTACCCGACCCGCACCGAAATTGGCCTACTGCGCCAATATGGCGCCGAAATGGCAGAATTACTCGGACACGATGTCGTCCTGATCGAACTCGGCAGCGGCAGCAGCCTGAAAATCCGCACCCTGCTCGCGGCGCTGCGACCGCGTGTCTACATTCCGGTAGACATCTCGCGCGAACATCTGCTGCGCTCGGCCGAAGGCCTGGCCGCCGCCTTTCCAGACATTGAGGTACGCGCTGCCTGTGCCGACTACTCCCGCCCCTTCAGTCTTCCACTGCAAGCCGATGACCAGCCGCGCGCAGCCTTCTTCCCCGGCTCTTCCGTCGGCAACTTCGAGCCCCCCGACGCCGAGGCATTCCTGCATCGAGTCGGCACCCTTCTGGGCCCTGGCGGCCACCTGCTGATCGGCGTGGATCTGCGCAAGTCCGAGGACCTACTCCATGCTGCCTACAACGATGCCCAGGGCATCACTGCTGCCTTTAACCTGAACCTGCTCACCCGCATCAACCGCGAACTCGAAGGCACCTTCGATCCCGCCGCCTTTCACCACAGCGCCTTCTTCAACCCCCACGACAGCCGCATGGAGATGCACCTCGTCAGCAACGCACCACAACAAGTCCTGGTTGCAGGCGAAACCTTCCGCTTCAGCGAAGGCGAAAGCATCCACACCGAATGCTCCTACAAATACAGCGTCAAAGATTTTCACGCCCTAGCAGAGCGCGCAGGCTTCAAACCCGTGCGCGTCTGGACCGACGACCAACAACTCTTCAGCGTCCACGGACTGCGCCGAGGGGACGACTGA
- a CDS encoding helix-turn-helix domain-containing protein: protein MKSIRIEHALRKLGADIRDARRRRRIGTELMAERMGVSRGTLNRLEAGNPAVSITAQSAATLFGVRVHLPC, encoded by the coding sequence ATGAAATCCATACGTATCGAACACGCCTTACGAAAACTCGGGGCTGACATCCGTGACGCGCGTCGACGCAGGCGCATTGGGACTGAACTGATGGCTGAACGCATGGGCGTCTCGCGCGGAACACTCAACCGGCTTGAAGCAGGAAATCCGGCTGTCTCGATCACCGCCCAGAGCGCAGCGACGCTTTTTGGCGTCCGTGTGCATTTGCCTTGTTAG